In the genome of Arachis hypogaea cultivar Tifrunner chromosome 9, arahy.Tifrunner.gnm2.J5K5, whole genome shotgun sequence, the window AAAATAacatagaaattaaaataacatagaAAATAAGTAATTAGTGGATATATGCATTATAGAAGAATAGTGACCAAGTTTTGTTTTCTGGCATAAACTGAAGATCTTACCAGAAAACTAAAAATCAGAGGCCTTTAATTTTCTGGGTCTTTTAGACTGGGCTGGCGATGATGGTGCTTCTGAAAGCCGTCCAGGTGCCTAAACTTGCAAAATTTCCAAGATCAATAGAAATGTAAGATGAAATTGCCCAAAAATAAGTAAGAAAAAACAGCAGAGGGAAGAATAATTGAACGAAACTAATATATAGTCACGCACCTTGCGCTTTTGGTCCCTTTTGCCAGTCCTCTCCACTGAAACATGCACGTTTTAATAGAAGGTAGATAAAATTCCAAGCAATAGATAAATCAGGTTGCAGGTGCATAGTTCATTACCTCCAAAACTTGAGTCAGGAACAAATGTTCTATCCTGCTCACCATTATGAAAATGCTATCAGTCGTTTCAGAATCACAAACTTACGAAAAAAGAATAGCATGCTTGGAGAATAAAAACATTGATAAGTAGTCACAAAGACCAAATGAAACTAGATTCCCTACCTTTGGTGTTCCTGGTGTTTCAGTGAAGGACCCTTCACGAAAAGGCAAACCTTCAGCCTCCTTATATTGCAGCTGaaacaaatatcattaattcataacaagtaattcaaaggtaagcataaaataaattaatgcaTTCCATATAGAAAATTTACTTTCGACAGAATACTATATACCTGCTTTTGAAGATTCAACAAAGTTAGTATTTCTTTCCTTAGTTCAAGATGTTCAGCACAAACGGCTTTTGTTGGAACCCTTGGTTTCAAATTGACCTTCAGCCAAAGTGAACAATTAGAGGAAATAAAGGCATCACAAAGAATGAGCATTTTTGTTACATATGTGATTGGGCTTTGTAAGAGTTTAGGTAATCTACAGCCCTGCTAAAACAGTCACGAATTTAATAATTGTAAATCATTCTCTCTCCTGAGTAAAGAATACAAGTGTTTCTTACATTGTCAAAAATAACAGCAACTACTACACGCCAGCActgaagatttaaaaaaaaagggaatataTCAACAGGATTAAAGTCAAGGGAGTATGGACAAACCCCAAGGTCTTGCAAAGTTTGTTCAACCCGTTTGATAGTTCGCAATCCAGCAGTTGAGCTTGCAGCTTGCAACATTTGCTCAAGTGCATAGGTCCTCAGATATAAACGAAGCTGAAATATTCTTACTATTAGATTACACACAAACATTATTTGAATCACTGGATCAATACTAGGACAAATTTCATAAACCTGAGTAAAAGAATCCAGTATATTCTCTACCATTTTCAGGGGTCcaagaagaggaaagggaaaacaGAGCTGGTTTAAGTAGACAACGGTGAAGAGAAAGAGACAGATGATATGCGAATGGAAACCTTTTGTTTAACTTACAATGTGAAGAGAAGCCAGAGTTGATGCATTCTCGGTTGACAATGGAGGCGGCACAGGTATCAATGGATGTTGCGCATTCGATGGAGGTGGAGACACAGTATCACCCGGGATAGTCCTCTCAGTAACTTCTACACCAGCATTTGGAGCAACAGCCATCTCAGATTCTTGAGAAACCTAAATAGATGAAGAATGAGACGCTTGATATCATTAATTAAAGGCACAGATGCATGTACAGCATGCGAGTGACACTTGgaaatttcaatgaattttagcCTCAATGGCTCAGTTACATAATAACAAACACAGAACAGCTAAACCATCAGCCATCGCTCACGATAATTTATTGTCGGTATAAATGATTCAAATTACATTTGTTTCCAGCTCTAACTTGGTTCGCAGATCCCCAAAAAAACCAGTCACCATAGATATTTGTTTGATACATAAATATGCCAATTAAAATATTACCAATTATTTGAAGTTCATGGTCAGGATTTCAGAAACAATTAATCACAAGACCATAATGACTGGAACATACGATTAATTCTTGATAGCAAGTTCTGGTATCGTCTTATAATTACAGATGTCACAGAcaaccaattttaaaaatttacctTAGCAGGTATGCGTGACTGAGCTATTCTTTTTGCTTCAGCAAGAACCTGCATAAAACAATAGCAACAGATAGACAGATAACTAAATTAACTTCATTAGCCATGAAGCAATAACCGTAGGAAATCAATAATATAAAACCTCTTCATCTCTTTGCTCTTGTTGCCTTGTTTGAGAGAGGACCAGGGACATTGCTCGTTTCCTCTCCACATCACGTGAAATATTATATGGTTCCTACATTGAGGAACAAGAATAAGAATACTCATTACATAATGCATCTAAAACCTCATTCTCTTCATAAACAGCCAAATTGGAATGTTAAAGCCGTGTTTAAAAAGCAGATCTGAAATGGCCAGTAGGACCAGATTAGCCAGGACTATTCCATTAGTAGGCCAAACAGCCCAAACCTCCAAACTGGTAGTTCACAAATCAGTATAGAATCATTATCCATGAACTGGTGTATTAGTATTTTGAAGTCAAATATCTCAGCAGAACTTATAAAGGGAACTATATACTTCCAATCAGCCTAGATCCAAATCACAACCCACAACAATAGTCACCAATATAAGAGACCAAAAGAATAGTAACTGCACAAGTTTTATAATCCAAcactaaaacaaaacaaaatagacATAgacatgtgaaaaagaaaaagaagaaaaacaatagaTAGTGAAACatgacaaaagaaagaaaagtatagAAGTCAAAACAAAATGAAATTACTCTGGAATGGTATTGAATTGTGAGAATCACATCACAATTTAGAGAAATTATGATTCAAAGCATACATGATACAAGTAAAGTAGTAAACATATACTATTGATAAATATCATGCTATAAAAGTAAAAGTGTTAAGATATgtaagttaatatttttattaattacaataataCAAACATTCAATAAAAATTACAGTGCATATGGAATAGGAGGCATGGTGGTAcattttatttcatgttctttaaaAGAGAATGTCTTTACTGCAACACTGCTAAATTATTCATAAGTTTTGCCATACCTTAACAAGAGGATGTGCTGCAATATCCACAGAAGATGGATTCCTAGCAATTAATAAAGCCCGTGATACTACAAAGCCAGGCGAAATAACATaccaaaatcaaatttaaatgttTCATTTAATCGCTTTATGTTATAATCTACTAATCTCTATACTAAACAACCAAAACTCCAGTGTGTGAACCAAAAAGAAGATAAATTATCAGAAAGCAACAGATAATATTAGTTAAGTGAATATACATACCGCTATAATATCGATCCTTCAATTCTTCTAGAGTCCGAGATGATGGGAACCTATCAGCTATGACAATGAATCGGAGATCAAATTGTTCGCACAAGTCAAACAGCTGATCTGTCTCTTCCTTGGTCCACCTCTACAAAGATATAATATGATGGAGGAGATCAACACATTAACACCTCTTAACAGATATAGATATAAAGATAGTTGTAGAATGTCCACATGTTTCAACTTTCAAAACCACACAGAATTATAGTGGCAGTTAAAAAATTACCTTCACAAATGAGATTACAATAGTGTAAATGAAACAAATGCAACACAGGTAGACTTTAGACATCGGGGCTAAGGCCCAACTATTTTGATCACGAATTTATATATATCCAATGGTTATTGCAATACAAGTGGTTTCAGAGACCGCAAGCTCAAAATAATTCTGGAAATGAAATTCTGTTCCTTGAAGCATTAAAAGTGGTCATCGACATATATGCAAACTCATAGACGAAGTTTCTATGTAACTGAACAAAAATGCAATTTTCACATGATACTTACAGGATCTGTCAAATACTTCTCATATTCCTCATCTGTGTATCTTGTAATGTCAACAGACTGCACCACAGTATGTAAAATAAGCTTTAATCatgtaaagagagagagagagagagagagcatcaAGGTAATGCTTGAAGTCCGAACCTATATTTACCTTGTTATACTTGGCAAAAGAATAGTCACCAGTTGGTGGAACACCATTTACAACTCGGACCTGCAATAAGAAACACATAACTATAACTTTCATGCTCAGTCGTGTTTATCCAACATTCCGCTCTCTCCCTCAGTTAGTTAGAGCAATTGTATTTAGTTAGAATTTAGTTACTGTTTTGTGCTTGTATATATACCACCAGCTAGAGTTTGAATCAATACAACTAATTCATTTTCTTTCCCCCAATTCTTCGATCTCTGTCACCTTCTAACAAGTATTCTTGCTGCTGAAACTCAAGATATTTCAAGGGTTGGGGACTCTTAAAGGGATCACATTGTTAGTTGGGAGGTTTGCTCTAAATCAAAGATGCTAAGGGGTTTCGGACTCGGTAATTTGGTGTCCAAGAACTAATCATCAGCATCATTTGCCATATGGAATTGCATCAGTTTCTACTCACTTGTTCAGATGTTTTGACTTTTGTAAAGATTCAACAATTTTGCAGTCCTGTAGTATATTTGGTAATAAAAGAATATAGGGATTTTAATAATtcctttatttctattattttcatTCAGAATAATGTAACTTTTTTTGCTTCTCCTGTGCTCAGCACATGATCTAACACAGTAAGTTAGGAGAAGCGTAGTGACCTAGCTGTTCAGCTATAATTCAGTTAATCATAATCAGAAAACTCCCTCTCCTTCTCcccctccctctccctctctattCGCCGTCTTCTTCCTTATTatgatctatttatttatttacagtgTTACTTTAGTTTACATTCAAAAAGATTGGCATGCTTATTACATAGTGTAAACAGCTAGGTTTGAGCGACATATTTTGTATCTATTATGGACCTCATCCTGTTTCATAcaattcttttttcttctctaaataaaaaatttaaaaaaaaaatactctcaGAATAAATACAATTTCAGTGGCGGAAGAACTTACCCAATGATAAAGATGAAGATTATCTTTACGAGCAGAACTGGTGAAACCAAGCCACTGCCAAGCGACCTGAAGATAGAAAAAAGAACTCAGATGTTAGATAATGACTTAAAACTGCTAGTCAGAGATGCCTTACGATTAAACTTTTGACAGCATATCACATTTGGAAATtggcccctctctctctccccaaaAGATTCTCAAGCATTACTTTATAGAATCAGAAACATGAAAAAATACTAAATTCCTCAAAATATATGTTTGTTACTTTGTTACTGTCTCAAAACAATGATGCACATGAACACATGTAATCTGTTTGGGTGTTATGATACTAATAAGGAGACAAACACATTTGCCATTAAAAACCAGTTTTGCCACTGATAAGGAGAAAGTTATTGGTGATGAAGGTAATAAGGGTAGAAagcagaattttaaaaattttgaacgtACAAATTcgtaataaaaatatctttcatGATTAATATTTGTGTCCCAACTTTTTGGCAAGaatactaaatatatatattttgtgtatCGTCGTGTGCCAACATGTCCTCCAAAATTTGTCTCTCATTAAACAAACAATAAGCATGTGTCACCGTATCCATGTCTCTGATGGACATGAACAGCAACCAAACAATGTCTCAAAAACTAAGAAGTGCAAATTAATCTGAACCATGGACAGCAGGGTTAGGTGGAGTTTGGATTGAAATTACCATGGAtaggtaaaaaataataaataataaagaaaaccaaACTGTTTAAGTATAGGTTCTGTTGGCACTTGAGAGGATATGGAAGTGAGGTGTAAAAGATAAACCTATTAGTCAATTAATTTCCACAAAGAAATCAGTAAAACATAACCCATCCAGAATCCACTTCAATGGATGCATAATTGTGATTGTCAATGAAAAACCATCCCATATTCAGTGATGAAACAACCCATCCCCATTGTCATTGTCACTGAAAAACCAAAGTCTGGCAGTGGTTTTTTATAAAATCTCTCTCCAGGAGTCCAAGGGAATCCAAATTGATTACAGGATTACTATATAGCTTTTAGTTTTCAAATGGAGTGGTGCACATTTGCAAATGGACATCCAATAATTATATTCGTTGATCAATTAACCACCCATTAAATAAACCAAAGCAAATCTATTATAACTATCATTATAACTGGAGTGGATTCAATtgtattcataatttcatatacCGATAAACTAGATGGATGATGGATTGACAGGTCTCAACCCATACGCTAAACTACAATAAAACTTTCAGCAAACTAAAAAGTATTGCAAAGAAATGTTTACTCTACTTCTAAAACTTGAACTATGTTTGTATGAATTTGCAAGAGAAACTGACGAAAGTGAGCAAGTTCTAAAACTTGAACGTTTTATTCAAAGATTAGAATTTGCAGCTTTAAGCCATTGACCTAGTTCAAATCAAACTAACCAAGTATGTTTCTAAATATTTCAAGTAAGGTTACCATGCTGTATCATTGACTAGACTATTAGAGAATAAACAAGAAGGGCATGTCATAAAACAGATAGAAGAAAAGTTAAACCTTTTCGTCTGGCGGAGGCCTTCTTTTCAATTGAGAAGAATCAACAGCAGGCATAAGTGGTGCCAATCCACCCGTAAGCGCATAAACCTATATACAATTCAGTGACCCACATAAGAACCATTAAACAATAGTTAAGAAGAAAAAGTGTTAAATTGGTAAACCCTATGGTACAAAAGGTGGAAAGTGGAAACAGAAAGGGAATGTGATAACCTCACGGGAAATCCCATCGGGTTTTCTCTGAGACTCTTTGGGAGGTCGAGACTTCTTCTCCTGAGGAGGGAACGAATTTTTAGGCAATCCCAAGATGTCTTTGGCATCCATTGCAGAAGCTGCAACATAGAAATTCAGAACCTCTAAACATATATTATTACATTCAAACTTAAAACACAATCGATGTCAAATATACAAAGAAAGTCCTTGACTAATAATAAGGATATTGGTGTATATAAATAGTTATGCTGGGACATTGTAATGCAGAGGGTTATACAGGGAGGGAAATAAATTGATCAAAGGATTAAAACAAGAGCTATGAAATAATTATCGGATAGCCTTGTTTTCAAACTTTTGCATCTTCGGAAGAATCACATTACACTACGTTGCTAATGCCACTTTAGTTACCATTTCCGTGCTGCTGACCGTAACTTAAAACCATGAAAGCTACAATATGTGCGATTTATAaaggttttaatttgtttttctatttattcAAGTACAAGGGATAAGGTATTCCACAACACACCATAGCATTTTTAGCTAAGAGAACAATAGAACTATAGAAGaaccataaaaaaatttaaaaaaaaatagtagctAGGAACTTACACCAATGAGGCTATTGTTTTAGGCGAGCTTCTAGAACCCTAGAACCTTGTTTAAGACCCTCTCATCTGTGCAGCAAAAAAATCCCGAGTAAGAAAGGAACCTAATAGTTGTATGACATCATCAGTTTGAAGAAACACAGATGAAACTGCATCCAACAACAATACAAATGAGAACACGAAcggtaaataaatatataaataaataattgctaAATAGATTATTATCACTAAAATtctttttctaagaaaatgctGACTTGCTCCACCATGCTGCTCACCGGAGTTGTCGCTTCTCCACCGTTCGCTCTGGTCACTGTTCTGTTCGCCGGAGCTGGTCGGATGAGGAGCGCAAAAAAATGAAAAGGTAGAGTAAGGAAATAAGGAAAACCCTAAGGCTTTGTTTGGATGTAAGAAACTACCGGGAGAAGAAGAGAGTGGAAAGGAGggaagggaaagaaagaaagaaagttgagtaaaaattattatttttttttttttaaagaaagaagAGGTTGTtggagtaattttttttttttttggtttatttcGAATGAAGTgtgaaagaaaataaatagttaagtattaaaatatcaaatttatttttagggTATATTGCTAATAACcatgttttttaattaatatactgttttaaaattcttcttaatattttattgtataaatacataataacatATTTAATGTAAACGTtagaattataattatataatagatatattaatattatgcatatattataatatataggtAAGAattatattttctatatatataatgaaagGAAAAATATACATACATATGTATAAATAGAGaattatatttaagttttttatatAATGgggataaatttttttatttagtcactttagaaaaaaaataagttaatttaTACCATTAATCATCTTTGGAGTAAGATAAtaaaattcacaaataataaatattataaatttaaaaataattaaaatattattttattattttattaacattgtcattttaaaacatctttttttaattttttaatccttCTACCTGTTATATTTCTCTTGTTTTGGCTTTTTTTGGATAGAAGTAAATGAAAATAAAGGAATTAGGGAGGACCGTAGGGAGGGAAAGGAAATAGAGAACTTGAGTTGTTTAGATATAGGAAAATCTGGGAGGAAAAgtaagtttaataatttaatttcattatttgtttGGAATAAAgtgtaaaacaaaaaagaaagttaatagttaaaatagTTTCCAAAAAATCGCATGTAagttaatttgatttttgaaataccatacactttaaattaatttctataaattaTAGCTTATAACTATGAGTCAAATTTTTATTTCGTTAATTAAATAATGAAATGTGATATAAGGTGTCCATCTTTtgaaaatgtatatatataattttttgagaATCATTTTGActatttatacaaattaaaaatcaaatatcaaaATCAGATTAACTTTTTAacacatattttttttgtatactaagattatttacataaagtGAAATGAACAAATAGTTATTAATAAATGTCTATTTTAGCTTTAAAAATTTGATATCTAAAATAAAGTTATTATAAGAAAATATCCTCTTAGCATAAAATTTCCtatccattttttaaaaatattcttggacaaatgatatattttcttagttgaaatcatcaaattttaaaaataaaaaaaattatcataattataaaaaattatatcaaaatataatttataaaattatttttaaaattatctaaatatatgcatatgattttttttttgtcaggaaTATATGCATatgattgaataattatataaacaaaaatcGTACTAAcggtaacataaaaaaaaaattccattttcttttgttcttttatttttgtctatatcggcttctcttttttgtttttgtcacGTATTAGGCTTATGTTATTGGAGCTTGTGTTCAATTTGGGCCGAGAATTTGGGTTTTTACCTTCTCTGTCTTGTTGCGTTCTATGTTCAGCCCAAAACAAAAGTCTACCCTATGTCCCAAAAAATTAATAAGTCTAATTATTCCTTTTAATTCTATTAAAGATAAATACCAAAAAACTAATTTGGGTGGGCCGAGTAGTCAACTCATTTGTCCACTTAAACAAATGTCGTAGTTTGAATCTCGTCTTATGTATCCAGCAACCCATTTGCCAGCAGCAAACCATTAAATGGGACTCAAATCCGCAACGAATTAGTCGTTGGCCTGTCGAGGCATATGTttagtctttgattttttttttatatatagcgGGGCCCAAGGCCCAGGAGAACAAAAAATCACATCAGAACGTCTCTTGGGAGTTTCACTCCACACCTATTGGCAAGCAGGTGTTGTACGAGTATGGTAGGGGAAAGCTCGAAGCAATGAACTCCAGCTTCTTGTTCTTGTCATGCTTTAGCAAGAGCATCGGCGCAGAAAATTTGCTTCCTGATAAATTTGTCGAACGACGACGCACTCCAAGCCAATTAGAAGCTCTTTAATAGACCGAATTAAAGCAGATTGAAAGTGCTTCTTCATTGGCAACTTTTGAACTAGCTCCACCTCACATCTAGAATCAGACTAAACCACAAGCTTGGGATTCTCATCTTCGTTGCTAGCTTGATGTTGACATAAAAATCCCAAATCTCTACCGTAGTAATGGTACATGTCCCAATTTTCATGCTGAAATGTGCTACCACACAGCTCTCCCAATTCTGGATAATGCCGCCACACACTCCTCTACTTCCAGGGTGGAGCACCGAGCCATGCACATTCAGTTTGAGCCATTAATGTTTCAGTGGTTCCCATCCAATCGATTTCTT includes:
- the LOC112710571 gene encoding SWR1-complex protein 4 — its product is MDAKDILGLPKNSFPPQEKKSRPPKESQRKPDGISREVYALTGGLAPLMPAVDSSQLKRRPPPDEKVAWQWLGFTSSARKDNLHLYHWVRVVNGVPPTGDYSFAKYNKSVDITRYTDEEYEKYLTDPRWTKEETDQLFDLCEQFDLRFIVIADRFPSSRTLEELKDRYYSVSRALLIARNPSSVDIAAHPLVKEPYNISRDVERKRAMSLVLSQTRQQEQRDEEVLAEAKRIAQSRIPAKVSQESEMAVAPNAGVEVTERTIPGDTVSPPPSNAQHPLIPVPPPLSTENASTLASLHILRLYLRTYALEQMLQAASSTAGLRTIKRVEQTLQDLGVNLKPRVPTKAVCAEHLELRKEILTLLNLQKQLQYKEAEGLPFREGSFTETPGTPKDRTFVPDSSFGVERTGKRDQKRKAPGRLSEAPSSPAQSKRPRKLKASDF